Proteins found in one Sporichthyaceae bacterium genomic segment:
- a CDS encoding MarR family winged helix-turn-helix transcriptional regulator codes for MPDDEIVIPALLRAARGSYGRVIRARLAACGCEDMPRNGAFVLGGMANRGASAGAMLGGLGVTRTAGYELLDVLVVRGYLERVAAPDDPMCIETRLTGRGHAAGLAIADAIAEVDEELTKRITAQELAGLRAGLGALAALAADRGEPG; via the coding sequence GTGCCCGACGACGAGATTGTCATCCCGGCCCTGCTGCGTGCTGCCCGTGGCTCCTACGGGCGGGTGATCCGCGCCAGATTGGCCGCCTGCGGGTGCGAGGACATGCCGCGCAACGGCGCATTCGTCCTCGGCGGGATGGCCAACCGCGGGGCCTCGGCCGGCGCGATGCTCGGCGGCCTCGGCGTCACCCGGACCGCCGGCTACGAACTGCTCGATGTGCTGGTCGTCCGGGGCTACCTGGAGCGCGTCGCGGCGCCGGACGACCCGATGTGCATCGAGACCCGCCTGACGGGGCGCGGGCACGCCGCCGGGCTGGCGATCGCCGACGCCATCGCCGAGGTCGACGAGGAACTGACCAAGCGCATCACCGCCCAGGAACTGGCCGGGCTGCGCGCCGGACTGGGTGCGCTGGCGGCCCTGGCGGCTGACCGGGGCGAGCCGGGCTGA
- a CDS encoding OsmC family peroxiredoxin: MPTRSARTEWTGSLEQGGGKVELSSSGIGTYDVSFPKRAADDAGGTTSPEELIAAAHSACYAMALSALIGQAGATTQALEVRADVSLGPDPAGGFRLTGIKITVRGEVDGLDAAGFAEVAEQAKAGCPVSKALTGVEITLDAALDS; the protein is encoded by the coding sequence ATGCCCACCCGCAGCGCGCGCACCGAATGGACCGGCAGCCTCGAGCAGGGCGGCGGCAAGGTCGAACTGTCCAGTTCCGGCATCGGCACCTACGACGTCTCGTTCCCGAAGCGGGCCGCCGACGACGCCGGTGGCACCACGAGCCCCGAGGAGCTCATCGCGGCGGCGCATTCCGCCTGCTACGCGATGGCGTTGTCCGCCCTGATCGGCCAGGCCGGCGCCACCACACAGGCCCTCGAGGTCCGAGCCGATGTGTCACTCGGCCCCGACCCGGCCGGCGGCTTCCGACTGACCGGCATCAAGATCACCGTGCGCGGCGAGGTCGACGGCCTCGACGCCGCCGGCTTCGCGGAGGTCGCCGAGCAGGCCAAGGCGGGCTGTCCGGTCAGCAAGGCGCTGACCGGCGTCGAGATCACCCTGGACGCGGCCCTGGACAGCTAG
- a CDS encoding ATP-binding SpoIIE family protein phosphatase has product MTGATLSAELAPADLSPRRARELVRETLTDAGLPHLLDDALLLVSELVTNAVVHAGTQIALTAVVSGTAVTVEVTDHGTGRVQAGSAFDPNRTGGRGLMLVDALASEWGTRYERAAKTVWFRLGEAPDRHGPSALRTDGPATTPRRDIGFLLGPPDLEQRWSPQLVIEELLRRCVEGLGRTAGWVLHADSGDPLGGVVWSVRAAYDDGPGPDPDSVRRGIVPADAAVCEPFLGPDGEPAGALVLAGPPASFDDAALARLAATRIGSVLRDERARAGAERSRGSLALLVEAAELLAGVLDPRLAATLATRLVTPRLSHWSAVWTTFGPNPELSGVAHCDEEAVAELTTRLADRVTRRAVADLAARSATRRYAEVSGGGVVPFGDAGLGAFGEGWLVELRSRGRVIGVVAVGESPAAPDAALLSNLARIVALALDNARLYHERTEIALTLQAALLPLELPTASGVEFGARFAAGGQGLEVGGDFYDVFEVGERSWGVAVGDVCGKGAGPASITGVAREVLRIMVRDGIDPSAALTRLHRSLLAMGERRKICTVALGLIWLDGDGLRVRMSLSGHPPPLILRADGSTSMLDYGGTVLGATSWVAPPEEDIRLAAGDALVLYTDGVTERVGPTGQFGEAGLAAALEAAAGSTADELAAAAHSASAAHGPGSGADDSAVLVVRAAPVARQ; this is encoded by the coding sequence TTGACCGGCGCCACGCTGTCAGCTGAGCTCGCGCCCGCGGACCTGTCCCCGCGCCGGGCCCGCGAACTGGTGCGGGAGACCCTGACCGACGCCGGGTTGCCCCACCTGCTCGACGATGCCCTGCTGCTGGTCAGTGAGCTGGTGACCAACGCCGTCGTCCACGCCGGTACGCAGATCGCGCTGACCGCGGTCGTGAGCGGGACCGCGGTGACCGTCGAGGTGACAGACCACGGGACCGGCCGGGTGCAGGCCGGCTCGGCCTTCGACCCGAACCGCACCGGCGGTCGGGGCCTGATGCTGGTTGACGCGCTTGCCTCCGAGTGGGGCACGCGGTACGAGCGCGCTGCCAAGACCGTGTGGTTTCGACTGGGTGAGGCACCGGACCGGCATGGCCCGTCCGCGTTGCGAACCGACGGACCGGCGACGACCCCGCGCCGCGACATCGGGTTCCTGCTCGGCCCGCCGGATCTGGAGCAGCGCTGGAGCCCGCAGCTGGTGATCGAGGAGCTGCTCCGCCGCTGCGTCGAGGGCCTCGGCCGGACCGCCGGATGGGTGCTCCACGCCGACAGCGGCGATCCGCTGGGCGGGGTGGTGTGGAGTGTCCGGGCCGCCTACGACGACGGGCCGGGCCCCGACCCGGACTCGGTGCGTAGAGGCATCGTCCCGGCCGACGCGGCGGTTTGTGAACCGTTCCTCGGGCCGGATGGCGAACCGGCCGGGGCATTGGTGCTCGCCGGTCCGCCGGCCAGTTTCGACGATGCCGCATTGGCTCGGCTGGCAGCGACGCGCATCGGCTCCGTGTTGCGCGACGAGCGGGCCCGGGCCGGCGCGGAACGCTCCCGCGGATCGTTGGCGCTGCTGGTCGAGGCAGCCGAGCTGTTGGCCGGAGTGCTGGATCCGCGGTTGGCCGCGACCCTGGCGACCCGGCTGGTGACCCCGCGGTTGTCGCACTGGTCGGCCGTCTGGACGACGTTCGGGCCGAACCCGGAGCTGTCCGGGGTCGCCCACTGCGACGAGGAGGCCGTGGCCGAGCTGACCACCCGACTCGCGGACCGGGTCACCCGTCGGGCCGTCGCGGACCTGGCCGCCCGGTCCGCGACCCGCCGTTACGCCGAGGTCTCCGGCGGCGGCGTGGTCCCGTTCGGCGACGCGGGCCTCGGGGCGTTCGGTGAGGGCTGGTTGGTGGAGCTGCGCAGTCGCGGCCGGGTGATCGGGGTTGTGGCGGTCGGTGAATCCCCCGCCGCCCCGGACGCGGCTCTGCTGAGCAACCTGGCCCGGATCGTCGCGCTCGCGCTGGACAACGCCCGGCTCTACCACGAGCGGACCGAGATCGCGCTGACCCTGCAGGCCGCGCTGCTCCCGCTCGAGCTGCCGACCGCATCCGGCGTAGAGTTCGGCGCCCGGTTCGCCGCCGGGGGTCAGGGACTCGAGGTCGGCGGGGACTTCTACGACGTCTTCGAAGTAGGCGAGCGCTCCTGGGGCGTCGCGGTCGGCGACGTGTGCGGCAAGGGCGCGGGACCGGCGTCGATCACCGGCGTCGCCCGTGAGGTGCTGCGGATCATGGTGCGCGACGGCATCGACCCGTCCGCGGCATTGACCCGGCTGCACCGGTCGCTGCTGGCCATGGGCGAGCGGCGCAAGATCTGCACTGTCGCGCTGGGGCTGATCTGGCTGGACGGGGACGGGCTGCGGGTGCGGATGTCGCTGTCCGGCCACCCCCCGCCACTGATCCTGCGCGCAGACGGCAGCACCTCCATGCTCGACTACGGCGGCACAGTGCTCGGGGCCACCAGCTGGGTCGCCCCGCCGGAGGAGGACATCCGCCTGGCTGCGGGCGATGCGCTGGTGCTCTACACCGACGGCGTCACCGAGCGCGTCGGGCCGACCGGCCAGTTCGGCGAGGCGGGGCTGGCCGCGGCGCTGGAGGCAGCGGCGGGCAGCACCGCGGACGAACTGGCGGCGGCAGCGCACAGTGCCTCGGCCGCCCACGGGCCCGGATCGGGCGCCGACGACTCGGCGGTTCTCGTGGTCCGGGCAGCGCCGGTGGCGAGGCAGTAG
- the zwf gene encoding glucose-6-phosphate dehydrogenase, with amino-acid sequence MAEHMTFEEHPTHRWYDLPHPQVVVLFGATGDLARRKLLPGLLRLSASGLVPDCRVVGTSLDELDDASFRAFAHEACRQFSTHKVLDSAWEAFAERLSYVPTSAGPEGLGACVGRAEDELGGLVERLHYLSIPPSAAPGVIRSLADAKLVERARIILEKPFGTDVDSARRLNATLHEIFTEEQVFRIDHFLGKEAAQNILAFRFANGLFEPIWNRNHIDHVQIDVPETLDCGGRAGFYEGCGAYRDMVVTHLFQVLAFMAMEPPAALEPEAIAEEKNKVFRSLKPITTENVVRGQYIGYRGEPGVAADSETETFIALRAEIDNWRWAGVPFYLRTGKRMAEGARIISIAFREPPRSMFPSGSGVGAHGPDHLTFDLADHAKLSLSFYGKRPGRGMRLEKLSMQFAMDDTRMAEDVLEAYERLIHDAMCGDRTLFNTAEGIERVWAASAPLLRDPPPVRPYPPGSWGPNAIHQLIAPHAWRLPFERGWRP; translated from the coding sequence TTGGCCGAGCACATGACGTTCGAGGAACACCCGACGCATCGGTGGTACGACCTGCCGCACCCGCAGGTCGTGGTGCTGTTCGGCGCGACCGGTGACCTGGCCCGGCGCAAGTTGCTGCCCGGCCTGCTCCGGCTGTCGGCCTCCGGACTCGTCCCGGACTGCCGGGTGGTGGGCACCTCGCTGGACGAGTTGGACGACGCCAGCTTCCGCGCGTTCGCTCACGAGGCGTGCAGGCAGTTCTCCACGCACAAGGTGCTCGACTCGGCGTGGGAGGCCTTCGCGGAGCGGCTGAGCTACGTGCCGACCTCGGCCGGGCCCGAGGGGCTGGGCGCCTGCGTCGGGCGGGCCGAGGACGAACTCGGGGGACTGGTCGAACGGCTGCACTACCTGTCGATCCCGCCCAGCGCGGCTCCGGGCGTCATCCGCTCGCTGGCCGACGCGAAGCTCGTCGAACGGGCGCGGATCATCCTGGAGAAGCCCTTCGGCACCGACGTGGACAGCGCCCGCCGGCTGAACGCCACGCTGCACGAGATCTTCACCGAGGAGCAGGTCTTCCGGATCGACCACTTCCTCGGCAAGGAGGCGGCTCAGAACATCCTGGCGTTCCGGTTCGCCAACGGACTGTTCGAGCCGATCTGGAACCGCAACCACATCGACCACGTGCAGATCGACGTCCCGGAGACGCTCGACTGCGGCGGCCGGGCCGGCTTCTACGAGGGCTGCGGCGCCTACCGCGACATGGTGGTCACGCACCTGTTCCAAGTGCTGGCGTTCATGGCGATGGAGCCGCCGGCGGCTTTGGAACCCGAGGCGATCGCCGAGGAGAAGAATAAAGTCTTCCGTTCGCTCAAACCGATCACCACGGAGAACGTGGTCCGCGGGCAGTACATCGGTTACCGCGGTGAACCGGGGGTCGCTGCGGACTCCGAGACCGAGACGTTCATCGCGTTGCGGGCGGAGATCGACAACTGGCGCTGGGCCGGGGTGCCGTTCTACCTGCGTACCGGCAAACGGATGGCCGAGGGGGCGCGCATCATCTCGATCGCGTTCCGGGAGCCGCCGCGGTCGATGTTCCCGTCCGGGTCCGGCGTGGGGGCGCACGGGCCGGACCACCTGACCTTCGACCTGGCCGACCACGCGAAGCTCTCGTTGTCCTTCTACGGCAAGCGCCCGGGTCGCGGCATGCGCCTGGAGAAGCTGAGCATGCAGTTCGCGATGGACGACACCCGCATGGCCGAGGACGTCCTGGAGGCCTACGAGCGGCTGATCCACGACGCGATGTGCGGCGACCGAACCCTGTTCAACACCGCCGAAGGCATCGAGCGGGTGTGGGCGGCCTCGGCGCCGCTGCTGAGAGACCCGCCGCCGGTGCGGCCGTACCCGCCCGGGTCGTGGGGTCCGAACGCGATCCACCAACTGATAGCGCCGCACGCGTGGCGGTTGCCGTTCGAACGCGGTTGGCGCCCCTGA
- a CDS encoding PPK2 family polyphosphate kinase, whose product MKLAGSVVAELAVAPGELARLDHRRTDRTAADWLDLPTGGTPKQAATAALTSFGQRLRELQELLAAESRQALLLVFQGLDAAGKDGTISHVLAGVNPQGVGVSSFKQPSAEELSHDFLWRSVRALPQRGRIEVFNRSYYEDVLVVRVHPDLLESAGSRNGSKLWASRFEAINAFERHLSHSGTTVTKFFLHVSKAEQRRRLLERLNDPSKHWKFSAADLAEREYFDAYRHAYGEALSATSSEHAPWYVIPADDKPLMRALVAGVIVHTLQGMHPAIPEPDSAHRAALEAARARLLAEPDA is encoded by the coding sequence ATGAAGTTGGCCGGCAGCGTCGTCGCGGAGCTGGCCGTGGCGCCCGGCGAGCTCGCCCGGCTGGACCACCGTCGCACCGACCGAACCGCAGCCGACTGGCTCGACCTACCGACTGGCGGGACCCCGAAGCAGGCCGCGACAGCGGCCCTGACCAGCTTCGGCCAGCGCCTGCGGGAGCTGCAGGAGCTGCTGGCCGCCGAGTCCCGACAAGCGCTGCTGCTGGTGTTCCAGGGCCTGGACGCGGCGGGAAAGGACGGCACGATCAGCCACGTCCTGGCCGGCGTCAATCCGCAGGGCGTGGGGGTGAGCTCGTTCAAGCAACCCTCGGCCGAGGAGCTGAGCCACGACTTCCTGTGGCGCAGCGTGCGGGCGCTGCCACAGCGCGGCCGGATCGAGGTCTTCAACCGGTCGTACTACGAGGACGTCCTGGTGGTCCGCGTGCATCCGGACCTGCTCGAGTCGGCCGGTTCGCGGAACGGGTCGAAGTTGTGGGCCTCCCGGTTCGAGGCCATCAACGCATTCGAGCGGCACCTGAGTCACAGCGGTACGACGGTGACGAAATTCTTCCTGCACGTGTCGAAGGCCGAGCAGCGTCGGCGGCTGCTGGAGCGCTTGAACGACCCGAGCAAACATTGGAAGTTCTCTGCCGCGGACCTCGCCGAGCGAGAGTACTTCGACGCTTACCGGCACGCCTACGGTGAGGCGCTGAGCGCCACCTCGAGCGAGCATGCCCCCTGGTACGTGATCCCGGCAGACGACAAGCCGCTCATGCGGGCCCTGGTCGCCGGGGTCATCGTGCACACCCTGCAGGGGATGCACCCGGCGATCCCCGAGCCGGACTCCGCGCACCGGGCCGCGCTGGAGGCCGCCCGGGCCCGGTTGCTGGCCGAACCGGACGCCTGA
- a CDS encoding STAS domain-containing protein, which produces MTSEVPAGSTTPRPAVPGIPPVGISSGPDGEIVVVGPVDLSTSRALRAAMEKSVAAGGRLVVDLRDVQLLQSPGVAALFDAAEHGLWLRVRSASAVASVIRICGLDRVAEVELSD; this is translated from the coding sequence ATGACCAGCGAGGTGCCTGCAGGGTCGACGACCCCGCGACCCGCCGTGCCGGGGATCCCCCCGGTCGGGATCAGTTCTGGTCCCGACGGCGAGATCGTGGTCGTGGGACCCGTCGACCTGAGCACGTCACGGGCGTTGCGCGCGGCTATGGAGAAGTCCGTGGCGGCGGGCGGGCGGCTGGTGGTGGACCTGCGGGACGTGCAATTGCTGCAGAGCCCCGGCGTGGCGGCGCTGTTCGACGCGGCCGAGCACGGGCTTTGGCTGAGGGTGCGATCGGCCTCGGCGGTCGCCTCGGTGATCCGGATCTGCGGCTTGGACCGGGTGGCCGAGGTGGAGCTGTCCGACTGA
- a CDS encoding glycerophosphodiester phosphodiesterase family protein, with translation MAARTVFVTASVFLAATLGVTATNDQPAWGHLASGNPKPVAHQQAGPALGGHAAHRIQIIAHRGGETATPESTLPAFANSIAAGVDGIVFDIRLTRDGVPVVLHDDTLNRTTDCRGPVEDQTAAKVRRCNAAAHFPRFGFQHVPTFDEALKFITAKSRTMPLLVHAKELRNRDDAQVIMAVMRRYGLADNSRATMIADNDSILYRLRAAGARRLGLVFHDSDKAEALNGPWKVLYGWDVHLTRADVETAAKRGKLLIGSQDHPQSLEELLALDVPAIAADDIARTLDRLGRGPSPAAGAVTFSSPPAGGPQSG, from the coding sequence TTGGCCGCACGGACCGTCTTCGTCACGGCGTCGGTGTTCCTGGCCGCCACCCTCGGCGTGACCGCCACCAACGATCAGCCTGCCTGGGGTCACCTCGCGAGCGGCAACCCCAAGCCGGTCGCGCACCAGCAGGCCGGACCCGCCCTCGGCGGGCACGCCGCGCATCGCATCCAGATCATCGCCCACCGCGGCGGGGAGACCGCTACCCCGGAGTCGACGCTGCCGGCGTTCGCGAACTCGATCGCGGCCGGTGTCGACGGGATCGTCTTCGACATCCGGCTGACCCGGGACGGTGTCCCGGTCGTCCTGCACGACGACACTCTGAACCGGACCACCGACTGCCGCGGCCCGGTCGAGGACCAGACCGCGGCGAAGGTCCGCCGGTGCAACGCCGCGGCGCACTTCCCTCGCTTCGGCTTCCAGCACGTCCCGACGTTCGACGAGGCACTGAAGTTCATCACGGCCAAGTCCCGGACCATGCCGCTGCTGGTGCACGCGAAGGAGCTGCGCAACCGGGACGACGCCCAGGTGATCATGGCAGTCATGCGCCGTTACGGCCTGGCCGACAACTCGCGCGCCACGATGATCGCCGACAACGACTCGATCCTGTACCGGCTGCGCGCCGCCGGCGCCCGGCGGCTGGGCCTGGTCTTCCACGACTCCGACAAGGCCGAGGCACTGAACGGCCCGTGGAAGGTGCTGTACGGCTGGGACGTCCATCTGACCCGTGCCGATGTCGAGACCGCGGCCAAGCGCGGGAAGCTGCTGATCGGCTCGCAGGACCATCCGCAGTCGTTGGAGGAACTGCTCGCCCTCGATGTGCCGGCGATCGCCGCCGACGACATCGCCCGGACGCTGGATCGGCTGGGCCGAGGCCCCAGCCCGGCTGCCGGTGCCGTGACGTTCAGCTCGCCGCCTGCCGGCGGGCCGCAATCGGGGTGA
- a CDS encoding discoidin domain-containing protein produces MRVVGWSAGLLMLSLLGACGSSSGAAVDAAGVPSAAPNSTALPAAQLLTGTPTVTPEPGGTSALLVAHTSKNADCRVYYGRTPAATDGWATDASMGSDGHTTHQAEMLGLQPATTYYYRFVGTADGQQYAGAGGTFRTAAAPSLPAGKNLALGAKVTAVSSEYSAKYAGANAIDGNPATEWSSAGDGDHASITIDLGRVSNVTGIGFRTRQMSDGTSIVTAIEVVVDGHRYGPFKTTPGLSMIPLHTRGRVVRIAVVHSTGGNPGVQDIAIYGN; encoded by the coding sequence ATGCGAGTCGTCGGTTGGAGTGCCGGGCTGCTCATGCTGAGCCTGCTCGGCGCCTGTGGCAGCTCGAGCGGCGCGGCGGTCGACGCGGCTGGGGTGCCCTCCGCGGCACCGAACTCGACCGCGTTGCCCGCAGCCCAACTGCTCACCGGCACGCCCACTGTCACGCCCGAGCCAGGCGGCACCTCGGCGCTGCTGGTCGCGCACACCTCGAAGAACGCGGACTGCCGCGTGTACTACGGACGCACCCCGGCCGCCACCGACGGTTGGGCGACCGACGCCTCCATGGGGTCCGACGGCCACACCACCCACCAGGCTGAGATGCTCGGCCTGCAGCCCGCGACCACTTACTACTACCGCTTCGTCGGCACCGCCGACGGGCAGCAGTACGCCGGTGCCGGCGGCACGTTCCGCACCGCTGCCGCGCCGAGTCTGCCGGCCGGGAAGAACCTGGCGCTGGGCGCGAAGGTCACCGCGGTCAGCTCGGAGTACAGCGCCAAGTACGCAGGCGCGAACGCCATCGACGGCAATCCGGCCACCGAGTGGTCGAGCGCCGGCGACGGCGACCACGCCTCGATCACCATCGACCTCGGGCGTGTCTCGAACGTGACTGGGATCGGCTTTCGCACCCGGCAGATGAGCGACGGGACCTCGATCGTCACCGCGATCGAGGTCGTCGTCGACGGCCACCGCTACGGCCCGTTCAAGACCACTCCCGGCCTGTCCATGATCCCGCTGCACACCCGCGGTCGAGTCGTCCGCATCGCGGTGGTGCACAGCACCGGCGGCAACCCCGGGGTGCAGGACATCGCGATCTACGGGAACTGA